The sequence AGAGGCGGTTGAGGTGCTTGAGATCCCATACTTCCAGATCGATGGCCAGTTCCGAGAAGTCCGGTGCGCTCTTCACGATCCGCAGGTTCGAGATGTTGCCGTCATTGTCGGCGATGATCTGGGCGATCTGCGCCAGCGTGCCGGGTTCGTTGATTGCCGTCACCTCGATGCGGGCCGGGAAACGCTCGCGATTGGCTGCGTCGATATCCCAGCGCACGTCCAGCCAGCGATCGGGCTCGTCGTCAAAATCCTTCAGGGCCGGCGACTGGATCGGATAGATCGTGATCCCCTCGCCCGGCGTCATGATGCCGACGATCCGGTCGCCCGGCACCGCGCCGGCTTCCGGCGCGAAGCGAACCGGCATGTCGCCATGCAGGCCGCGAATCGGGATGGCCGGTAGTTCGGCCTGGCTTTCCCCGTTCGGCACGCGGAACATCATGCCGGAGCCCTTCTTGAGGCCGAACCAGCCGGGCTCGCCGCCCATGCCGTTGCCGCCCTTGGGCACGGCGGCGCGCTCTTCCTTGTGATCGGGATAGACGGCCTTCAGCACATTGACGGACGGGATTTCGCCCCGGCCGACGGAGGCCAGCATGTCCTCGATGTTCTGCTGCGCCAGGCGCGGCAGCGCGGCCTTCAGGCGATCTTCGGAGAAATCGCGCCCTGCCCGCTCGAAGGCGCGCTCGACGATCTTGCGGCCGAGGCCGGCATATTGCTTGCGGATCGCGGTGCGGGCGGCGCGGCGGATCGAGGCGCGCGCCTTGCCGGTGATGGCGATCGATTCCCAGGCCGGCGGCGGCACCTGCGCCTTGGAGCAGATGATCTCGACCTCGTCGCCATTATGCAGCTCGGTGGTCAGCGGCATCATCCGGCCGTTGATCTTGCAGCCGACGCAGGTGTCGCCAATGTCGGTATGTACCGCATAGGCGAAGTCGATCGGCGTCGCGCCGCGCGGCAGTGCGATCAGCCGCCCCTTCGGCGTGAAGCAGAACACCTGGTCGTGGAACAGCTCGAGCTTGGTGTTCTCCAGGAACTCTTCCGGCGTATCGCCCTCGGCCAGCATCTCGACGGTGCGGCGCAGCCAGGTATAGGCGCGGCTCTCGTCGGAAAGATTGCCGTTGCCCTTGTCCTTGTAGAGCGCATGCGCGGCGATGCCGTATTCGGCGACGTCATCCATCTCGCGCGTGCGGATCTGCAGCTCGACGCGCTGGCGGCCAGGGCCGACCACGGTGGTGTGGATCGAGCGGTAGTCGTTCTGCTTCGGCGTCGAGATGTAGTCCTTGAACCGACCGGGCACGGTCGGCCAGGTCGTATGGACGATGCCAAGCGCCGCATAGCACTCCGCCGTCGTCTCGAGAATGACGCGGAAGCCGATGATGTCGGAAAGCTGCTCGAACGAGATCGCCTTGCGTTCCATCTTCCGGAAAATGGAATAGGGGCGCTTGGTGCGGCCGAAGACCTTGGCCTTCATGCCGTGCTTCTCAAGCTTCTCGCGCAGGTCCTTCTCGATCGCCTCGATCAGGCTCTCGTTGCGGGTTCGCACCTCGGCGAGCCGGCTGGTGACGGCGAGATGCGCTTCCGGATTGACGACCGCGAAGGCGAGCTCTTCCAGCTCCTCGCGCATGTCGTGCATGCCCATGCGGCCGGCCAGCGGCGCATAGATCTCCAGCGTTTCCTCGGCGATCCGGCCGCGCTTCTCCTCCGGCATGAAGTGCAGCGTGCGCATGTTGTGGAGCCGGTCGGCCAGCTTCACCAGCAGCACGCGCACGTCTTCCGAGATGGCGAGCAGGAGCTTGCGGAAATTCTCGGCCTGCGCGGCCTTCTTGGTCACCAGATCGAGGCGCTTGATCTTGGTGAGGCCCTCGACCAGCCGGCCGATATCCTCGCCGAACATGCCGTCGATTTCCGAACGCGTTGCGTCCGTGTCCTCAATGGTGTCATGCAGCAGCGCCACCGCGATGGTGGCGTCGTCGAGCTTCAGATCGGTGAGGATGCCGGCGACTTCGAGCGGATGCGAAAAGTAGGGGTCGCCATTGGCGCGCCGCTGCGAGCCATGCTTCTGCATGGCATAGACATAGGCCTTGTTCAAAAGCCCCTCGTCGGCCTGCGGGTTGTACCGTTGGACACGCTCGAGGAGTTCATACTGGCGCATCATGGCGCTATATCCGAAGGCACGCGAATAGGCCGGGAATGACCCGGCCGGATGGCTACCCGTTCATATAGGATAGCGAGCGCGGCCAAACGACAAGCGGTTTGGCCGCGGCGCGACGTTGTGCCTTAGAAGTCGTCCTGCTTATCCGGCGGGACCATGTTCTCGAGGCCGCGCAGCAGCTCTTCTTCCGACATGCGGTCGAAGGCGACGCCATTGTCCTCGTCCGAAGAATCCTCGGCGAGAAGCTGCATATCCTGCTCGGGCTCGTCGACCTCGACGTACTTCTGCAGGGAATGGATCAGGTCTTCCTTGAGATCGTCGGGATGGACGGTCTCGTCAGCGATCTCGCGCAGAGCGACGACGGGGTTCTTGTCGTTGTCGCGGGCGATGGTCAGCGGCGAGCCGCTGGCGATCATGCGAGCGCGATGGCCGGCAAGGAGCACCAGTTCGAAGCGGTTCTCGACCTTGTCGACGCAATCTTCCACGGTGACGCGCGCCATGTCAGGTCTCCTGTTCGGAAAAGTCTGGGGTTCAAGCGCGCATGAATAAGTGCGCGGGCTTCCGAATGCAAGAGATTATACAGCCTGCCCTGCCCCCGTGCACGCGCCGGATGTCATGGCTAGGCGCCCGCAATCGAACACGGCGAATTGTTTGCTGGCAAGGCGGCGAGGCTATATTGATGCGGGATTGCCTGCTTCGAGTCGGCCCGTTGGGGCCGCTAATGCCGCTATCCCTTTTCATTATGGATATTGAACATGTTTGACGCTCGCGAAAAAATCGCCCTGTTCATCGATGGCGCGAATCTCTACGCCACCGCCAAGTCCCTCGCCTTCGACATCGACTACAAGAAGCTGCTCGGCGAGTTCCAGAGCAAGGGCTACCTGATGCGCGCCTACTACTATACGGCGCTGTCGGAAGATCAGGAGTACTCCTCGATCCGCCCGCTGATCGACTGGCTCGACTATAATGGCTACACGGTCGTGACCAAACCGACCAAGGAGTTTTTCGACGCTGCGGGTCGCCGCAAGGTCAAGGGCAACATGGATATCGAGCTCGCCGTGCATGTGATGGAGGTGGCGGAATTCGTCGACCATGTCGTGCTGTTCTCCGGCGACGGCGATTTCCGCTCGCTGGTCGAAGCCGTGCAACGCAAGGGTCGCAAGGTCTCCGTGATCTCGACGCTCGCGACCCAGCCGCCGATGATCGCCGATGAGCTTCGCCGCCAGGCGGACCATTTCATCGATCTCGTGACGCTGCAGAGCCGAATCGGCCGCGACCCGTCCGAGCGCACACACCGCAGCTCGGAGCGCCAGCAGGCAACCAGCGGCTTCGAGGACGGCTTCGAGGACGAGATCTGAGCCCGACCCAACTCGATCCCGATCGCCCTTAGCGAGACTTCACACCCGTGCCGCTTACCGCTTCCGATCCCGGGCGCAATTGCCCGCTCTGCCCGCGCCTCGTGGCGTTTCGCGAAGAGTGGCGGGCGAAGCAGCCCGAGTGGAACAATGCGCCGGTTCCGTCCTTTGGCGTTGAGGAAGGCCGGCTGCTGATCGTCGGGCTGGCGCCAGGCCTGCGGGGCGCCAACCGGACCGGCCGGCCGTTCACCGGCGACTATGCGGGCGACCTGCTCTACCAGACCATGCTCGACTTCGGCTTTGCCCGCGGCGTCTTCGAGACGCGGCCCGACGACAGCCTGACGCCGATCGACACGGCCATCACCAATGCCGTTCGCTGCGTCCCCCCGGAGAATAAGCCGACGACCGACGAGATCCGGACCTGCCGCACGTTCCTGTCCGGCACGGTGGCGACCATGCCTCGCCTGCGCGCCATCATCGCGCTGGGAAAGATCGCGCATGACAGCGCTGTCGTGGCGCTGGGCGAACGCATGTCGCGACACAAGTTCGGACATCGCGCACGGCATAACATCGGTTCACTTAGCGTTTTTGACAGCTACCACTGCTCGCGTTACAACACGAACACCGGCGTGCTCACGCCGGAAATGTTCCGCGCCGTCTTTTCCGACGTCCGCGCGTTTCTGGATTCCGACGGCAGCTGACGCCGCTGAATCCGAGGGTGAGGGTGCAGTCGATCACTTCCTTCAAAGGGTGAGGTTCCGCCAGGAGCCGTAAGCGCCTCCCGAGCCCCCCCCTAAGAACCCATCTTTGCCGCCCTTATCTCCCCGGACACCGGCCTGACCGTGAGCGGAGCCATGCCGCCCTCATCGGGCTCGCCCGGCCTGCCCGGCGCGCCGCATTCTGCGCCGCCTTCGCGAAACGCCTTGCCAAAGGCGTTCTTCCACAAGCCCGCAAGCGGCTTTCCGCCGGGACTTCCAGCCCCTTCAGAAAAGGCAAAACGCACCTTGTCGCAAAATAGCAACTCAAGCTTACAATCATGACTCCATATCGGAGATGCGGCTGTTTTTGAGTTACGTGAATCATCTGGATGGGTAAGTTCATTTCACTTTCTACGAGTGATTTGGAGAAAGTCCTGTCCGTTTCCCATGGGGGGTCGCGGACAGCTCATTGGCTGGGGGAATGAGGCACGGGGACGCCCCTTTCGGCGCGCTGGACACAGTGCGGACCGAAGGCAAGCAGACCGCCTTCCGATCCCCTGACAACCAGAGGTCAGGTAATGAACTTTAAGTCCCTTCTGCTCGGCTCCGCCGCAGCAATCGTGCTCGCTGGCGGCGCCCAGGCGGCCGATCTCACCGTCGCCGAGCCGGTTGACTATGTGAAGGTCTGCGACGCGTTCGGCGCGGGCTTCTTCTACTCCCCCGGCACCGACACCTGCATCAAGGTCGGCGGCTACGTCGAGTTCGGCACGAACTTCGGCGGCGGCGACTTCGGTGGCCTGAACAGCTCGAACAACAACTGGGGCAACTTCTACACGGAAGTCTCGATCCAGCTGACGGCCTCGTCGGTCACCGAATACGGTAACCTGACCGGCTTCATCGACATGCGCGCCAAGACCGGCAACGACGCTGGCCAGGGCAGCGATCTGGCCGACTACATCAACACCTCGACGAATTCGGCATATGTCGACAGCGCCTATCTCGAGCTCGGCCCGATCAAGGCTGGTTACTTCACGTCGCTGTTCGACTTCGGCCGCGGCTATGACGACACCGGCATGTTCGGTTCGGATTCGACCACCGACCACATCCAGCTGACCTATGCCGTCAACGGATTCGGTCTGTCGCTGTCGGTGGAAGATCAGCGCGATCGCGGCTCGTACGCGTATATCAATGAAGACCTCGGCAATGACAACATTCCGGACATCATCGCCGCTCTGACCTACTCGTCGGGCATCTTCAGTGCGAAGGTTGCCGGTGCTTACACGAATTCGGCAGCCGACATCATCACCGGCGAAGGCAAGGCCGGCTGGGCCATCGGTGGCGGCCTCGAGATCGCTCTCGACAACGTCTCCGCAGGCGATCGCTTCTTCGTGTCGGCAGCCTATGGTGACAATGCCAACTCGTTTACCGGCATCTCCGGCGGAACCTCGGTGGTCGGCGCGCTGGGCGTAGACGACAACC is a genomic window of Kaistia defluvii containing:
- a CDS encoding RelA/SpoT family protein; translation: MMRQYELLERVQRYNPQADEGLLNKAYVYAMQKHGSQRRANGDPYFSHPLEVAGILTDLKLDDATIAVALLHDTIEDTDATRSEIDGMFGEDIGRLVEGLTKIKRLDLVTKKAAQAENFRKLLLAISEDVRVLLVKLADRLHNMRTLHFMPEEKRGRIAEETLEIYAPLAGRMGMHDMREELEELAFAVVNPEAHLAVTSRLAEVRTRNESLIEAIEKDLREKLEKHGMKAKVFGRTKRPYSIFRKMERKAISFEQLSDIIGFRVILETTAECYAALGIVHTTWPTVPGRFKDYISTPKQNDYRSIHTTVVGPGRQRVELQIRTREMDDVAEYGIAAHALYKDKGNGNLSDESRAYTWLRRTVEMLAEGDTPEEFLENTKLELFHDQVFCFTPKGRLIALPRGATPIDFAYAVHTDIGDTCVGCKINGRMMPLTTELHNGDEVEIICSKAQVPPPAWESIAITGKARASIRRAARTAIRKQYAGLGRKIVERAFERAGRDFSEDRLKAALPRLAQQNIEDMLASVGRGEIPSVNVLKAVYPDHKEERAAVPKGGNGMGGEPGWFGLKKGSGMMFRVPNGESQAELPAIPIRGLHGDMPVRFAPEAGAVPGDRIVGIMTPGEGITIYPIQSPALKDFDDEPDRWLDVRWDIDAANRERFPARIEVTAINEPGTLAQIAQIIADNDGNISNLRIVKSAPDFSELAIDLEVWDLKHLNRLLSDLRERHVVSAASRVNA
- the rpoZ gene encoding DNA-directed RNA polymerase subunit omega; its protein translation is MARVTVEDCVDKVENRFELVLLAGHRARMIASGSPLTIARDNDKNPVVALREIADETVHPDDLKEDLIHSLQKYVEVDEPEQDMQLLAEDSSDEDNGVAFDRMSEEELLRGLENMVPPDKQDDF
- a CDS encoding LabA-like NYN domain-containing protein; this translates as MFDAREKIALFIDGANLYATAKSLAFDIDYKKLLGEFQSKGYLMRAYYYTALSEDQEYSSIRPLIDWLDYNGYTVVTKPTKEFFDAAGRRKVKGNMDIELAVHVMEVAEFVDHVVLFSGDGDFRSLVEAVQRKGRKVSVISTLATQPPMIADELRRQADHFIDLVTLQSRIGRDPSERTHRSSERQQATSGFEDGFEDEI
- a CDS encoding uracil-DNA glycosylase, whose product is MPLTASDPGRNCPLCPRLVAFREEWRAKQPEWNNAPVPSFGVEEGRLLIVGLAPGLRGANRTGRPFTGDYAGDLLYQTMLDFGFARGVFETRPDDSLTPIDTAITNAVRCVPPENKPTTDEIRTCRTFLSGTVATMPRLRAIIALGKIAHDSAVVALGERMSRHKFGHRARHNIGSLSVFDSYHCSRYNTNTGVLTPEMFRAVFSDVRAFLDSDGS
- a CDS encoding porin, with the translated sequence MNFKSLLLGSAAAIVLAGGAQAADLTVAEPVDYVKVCDAFGAGFFYSPGTDTCIKVGGYVEFGTNFGGGDFGGLNSSNNNWGNFYTEVSIQLTASSVTEYGNLTGFIDMRAKTGNDAGQGSDLADYINTSTNSAYVDSAYLELGPIKAGYFTSLFDFGRGYDDTGMFGSDSTTDHIQLTYAVNGFGLSLSVEDQRDRGSYAYINEDLGNDNIPDIIAALTYSSGIFSAKVAGAYTNSAADIITGEGKAGWAIGGGLEIALDNVSAGDRFFVSAAYGDNANSFTGISGGTSVVGALGVDDNLFSVAAGSSWSALASYKHVWTPQLWSSLSGGYANFDGSDSLDGLTIDAWRVGFNTAYTPVKGLDLVADVFYTDVDVKTPVADASGDSWTANLFLKRSW